CCTGCACTTTGAGTGCGTCGCGCAGCACCGTCGTGTTGACGAGGTTGCCGTTGTGGGCAAGCGCGATGACCTGATGTCCGATCGCCGAGAGATGCGGCTGTGCGTTCTCCCAGCTCGTGGACGATCCGGTGGTGGAGTAGCGAGTATGGCCGATGGCGACATCGCCTGTCAGCGAGTCAAGGTCGCTCTCCTTAAAGACGCGCGACACCAGACCGAGGTTCTTGGTAACGGTGACCGTGTCGCCGTCGCCTACTGCGATGCCCGCCGACTCCTGGCCGCGGTGCTGGAGCGCGTGCAGACCAAAGTAGGTCAGTCGCGCAACGTCCTCTCCCGGAGCGTAAACGGCAAAGACGCCGCAAGCTTCTTCGGGGTGGTCGGGACGGTCGTCGAAGAGTGCAGCGTCGGAGAGATCGGGAATCATGCGGCGGGCGCCTCACAAGCAATCCGAGGGTCGCGAACGCGGGTAGTCTAGCACGATTCGCGCCGTTACGAGCTGGCCCCTCGGTTACTCGACGCCCCGGACTGACGCGGCAGCGCTGCGGCGCCCCACTGAGCGTCGGCGCCGTTGCGCAGGATGTCGCCCAGCTCGCCCGAGGAGACCGGCCGACTGAAAAGGTAGCCCTGAATGACGTAGCAGTTACGCGCGCGCAGGAAGTCGAGCTGGCTTTGCGTCTCCACGCCCTCGGCAACGATGTCGAGATCCAGCTCGTGGCACAGTTCGATAAGCATCGTGGCGATCGCGGCGCTCTGAGCATCGACGTCGACGTCGCGCATGAAGTCCTGCGCGATCTTGAGCGTCTGCACGGGGAACCGCTGCAGGTAGCTCATCGACGAGTAACCCGTACCGAAGTCGTCGATGGCCACGCGAACGCCCATGTTGCGCAGCAGATTCAGGATGGCAAGTATCTGCTCGACGTTGTACATCGCGACGGTCTCGGTGATCTCCAGCTCGAGCATACGGGCATCCAGACCCGTGCTCTCAAGTGCCCGCGCGACGTTCTCGACGATGTTGCGCTGCACAAACTCGCGCGCTGAGAGGTTGACTGCGACCCGGCCGAAGTCGAGACCCTCTGCCTGCCAGATTTGGGCCTGCTCGCACGCGCACTTCAACACCCAGTGCCCGATCTCGCCCATGAAACCGGCCTGCTCAGCGAGCTCGATGAAATCGCTGGGGGTTAGCAACCCGCGAGTCGGGTGATTCCAGCGAAGGAGCGCCTCGACACCGACGAAGCTACCATCGCGCACATCGACCTGCGGCTGGTAGTAAAGCTCGAACTCGTCGCGCTCGAGCGCTTGGCGCATGGCGGCCTCGAGCTCGAGGCGGCCGGCCGCAGACTCGCTCATCTCCGGCTCGTATAGGCGATAGACGTTGTGACCCCACTCCTTGGCCCGATACATTGCGGCGTCGGCGTTGCGGATCAGGTCGACGTCGCGCTCGCCGTCGTGCGGGAACGTCGAGATGCCTATGCTCGCGCTGACCCTGAGCTGGTGACCTTCAACCTCGATCGAATCGCTGATGGACTCCAAGATGCGGTCGGCGAGCGTGGCGGCGTCTTCTCGGGAGGCGACTCGAGCAATGATCGTGAACTCATCGCCGCCTTGGCGCGCAACGGTGTCCTCTTCGCGCATCACGCCTCGTATCTGGTGGCTGACCGCCTTGAGCACGCCGTCGCCTACACCGTGTCCCAGCGTGTCGTTGATCGCCTTGAAGTCATCCAAGTCGACGAATACCACGGCCACGATCTCGTTGCGGCGACGGGCCTGCGCAAGCGCGGTTGCGAGGCGATCGCGCAGGAGGGCGCGGTTGGGCAGGTCGGTGAGCGGATCGTAGTACGCCATGCGCTGAATCGTCTCCTGCGCGCGAACGCGATCGGAGATGTCGCGCACGATGCACTGCACGGCATGCTCCCCCTCGAACGTCATCGGGCTGACCGACAGCTCGACGTCGATCAACTCCCCGTTCGCACGACGCAACTTGACGTGAATCGGCTTGCCGAGCACACCGGATTCCACCGCGCCGAGCAGCTCCTCGGGCGTGTAGCCCGAGCTGTTCGGCTCGATGAGGATGGCAACGGGTAGACCGAGCGCCTCGGCCGGCTTCGCGAAACCCATGAGCTTGGCGCCGGGAGTGTTCAGGAAGGCGATGCGACCTCCACGATGCACGAGCACCATGTCCGGCGAAGACTCGACGAGTTCGCGATAGCGGTTCTCGGACTCGG
Above is a genomic segment from Coriobacteriia bacterium containing:
- a CDS encoding EAL domain-containing protein, which gives rise to MSSIRRRLGISVSDQVALLALGGIVTSIGVWLLLAYSDSVIAGTPYFVNLFAPDEAHLVVRLTAIVVVLIATLIIQMGFTRGLRTEQRLAHEQARVVQMYERSPEAIVSVDPSFRVTYSNPQVIETFTGSTTDMVGTVCHESLFNCPVPCDGCPAEQVFQTGEVAERTVVDTVDGQRRFLEQVFYPVLDCDDKVDSVVESTRDVTTVRMAQEALRRSHEELEELVEVRTADLTQTNDALEAEIIERQRTADALSESENRYRELVESSPDMVLVHRGGRIAFLNTPGAKLMGFAKPAEALGLPVAILIEPNSSGYTPEELLGAVESGVLGKPIHVKLRRANGELIDVELSVSPMTFEGEHAVQCIVRDISDRVRAQETIQRMAYYDPLTDLPNRALLRDRLATALAQARRRNEIVAVVFVDLDDFKAINDTLGHGVGDGVLKAVSHQIRGVMREEDTVARQGGDEFTIIARVASREDAATLADRILESISDSIEVEGHQLRVSASIGISTFPHDGERDVDLIRNADAAMYRAKEWGHNVYRLYEPEMSESAAGRLELEAAMRQALERDEFELYYQPQVDVRDGSFVGVEALLRWNHPTRGLLTPSDFIELAEQAGFMGEIGHWVLKCACEQAQIWQAEGLDFGRVAVNLSAREFVQRNIVENVARALESTGLDARMLELEITETVAMYNVEQILAILNLLRNMGVRVAIDDFGTGYSSMSYLQRFPVQTLKIAQDFMRDVDVDAQSAAIATMLIELCHELDLDIVAEGVETQSQLDFLRARNCYVIQGYLFSRPVSSGELGDILRNGADAQWGAAALPRQSGASSNRGASS